A stretch of DNA from Acanthopagrus latus isolate v.2019 chromosome 7, fAcaLat1.1, whole genome shotgun sequence:
AACCGCTGATATGCTGTGaagaaacatttcctgattttaaGTCAGCCAGATCCACACTATTAACACATCTCTGCAGCGCTGCTGCAGTTCTGCTCTTACAGCGtgagctgcaggtcagagcaGGGAAAGAAGTGTTTTGATCAACAGCCTGATTCCTGAGCCAAAATCAGCCACATAGTAGCCAGAGGGGCAATCTCATACGCATGAAAACCGGAAGTTTCACAAAAAGTCTTGGGGAATCTGTGGATCGAGGGTGGCCGAAGGGAGAGAGGAAACTGATAGAGGGAGTCAGTTTAGCAATAtaacagtctttttttcccatttttttctttttttaaaattcctcaGTCATGCAGAGCACCAGCAGGCTGACTGGGTGGGGATCCACGAGCGAATCTGTCCATTGCTCGTTCCCATACGCACCCAAACACTCTCTAGTCTCCAGGAGGCGGGTCGCATTGAAATGAAGCTCAAAAAGGTGAGCATGTATGTGGTGCATTGGGACCACATGGGAGCGCAGTGTCGGCGTCGACTTCGAGTATAGTTTACATCTCTCACTGTCGAGGCAAATGCAAAGATGAACATGCATTTTACATAAACCATATCCCATGGCTGTGAGAGGTTTTGAATGTTCTTCTCGGTAATCTATTTATCACGTCTTTTCAAATGGTCTAGTGTTTAGCTTGCAGGTTTTTTAGATTTAGCTATCCTAATTTCATATGACTTAAGTTGCCAAATCCAAACCTGGAGCACACAATGAAGTGGTAGAATGCACTGTCTAAAAACGAAGCACATTAAGAGTAGAAGGTGGGAGAGGAACAACTGGGCTGTTGTTTTAGAAGAAATAGAGAGGGATTTCTTTACATGGAGTGTTACAGGAATAGTGTatcacagtgttacagtgaTACAGAGGCTAATACTGAATATTGTCTATGAATAAGAGGGGTTAAGTCCTCTATATTATGAATTAATGTCAGGTAAAAGCAATCTGACTTGTTCAGTGGGTTTGGTTTATTCACCTAGGCAGAGCTGATTGAGATTTGCAAGCTTGTGGCTCAGAGCAAGCTGTCTGCGGGGAAACACCAGGAGGCTCTGCCTGCCGCCCAGTTCTGCCTTCGCTGCTCCATAGACGTCCACGGCCCCCGTTCTGTCCATCTGGTCCCTGCCTACCTGCTGCTGGCCGAGGCCAACACGGGTgagcaaaggggaaaaaaatggtatcTCAGCCCAAACCgtcctcctgtctctttccTAGATGTTTGATGCACTTGTGTTTTCCAGGTTTGGGTAATCTAACCATGGTGGCGGAGCTCCTATCCCAGGCAGAATGGGTGGTGTTGAAGAGCCCAGAATGTGGTCACGCAGTCCACCATCGGCTGCACAGGAGTCTGGGCCGCCTCCACACAGCAACTGGAAACCTGGAGGCAGCTCTGCTTAACTTTgcaaatgatgtgtgtgtgtcattattaGTACACATACAAGAAATGGCACCAGTACATGAAGTGTCTAATTATGAGGAAAACCACGACTCTGTTTCTGCACTTTACACTTGAATATTTTCAAGGAtaatttatgtatatttttaaagtaTGGATTGACCTtttctctgatgtttttgtAGATATACTTTGCCAGCGAGGCGTATGGTCTGGACAGCACTGTCACCTGTGGTGGCTACTATCTCATGGCTGATGTGTTTGCCAAACAGGGGAAGGTGCCTGTTGCTTGTTCCTTGTACTCTGAGGTAAAATTTAACAAGATGAGATAGGAAAATGTTATGACAATTTGActagttttattttggtttatgcGTTTCATGGTGTGTCCTCTGTGCATTTGTAGGTGGCACGTACTTGGCACTATCATCTGACCAAACTCCTTGAGACCCACATGCAAAATGTGCAGAATCCTGCCGTGTCGTTTGAACCCTCCTGTGGTATGCGTTATCACACTAAATATGCACAGTTAGTGTGATATAGAACCATATAAATCAGAATAAACCATATAAAACCATACATTTAGGCTTCATCAAACTATCCAGTTCTACCATACTATTTAAACTGTGAAATCAGACAATGACATCACAAATCCATCCTTTGCTCCTCCCGCTGAACAGTAGAGGGATCCGTTGTCGTATCACCGAAGAAATAAGGTCAACAGTACTATATTTAGCTGGGCTGCATTGCTGTGCAATCCGAAGGCTAAAGCCCAGATTTACGCGACCATGCTTAGGGCTGACTAGAGACCAGTGCTGACACATCTCTGGCTGTGCAACATCCGCACCGCTACCCCCTATCGCAGCTGCTGGCCTACATATGATGCTAAGCCTGTTAGCTGCAATGCAATTTCTCCAGGCTTTCGTGATGTTTACCGGAAGTGGGTGTGGAAGGGAAAGACGCTTACACCAACTAGACAGAAGATCTGGTTTGTGTTGGTCTATATCAAATGCATAAGtactgtggggtttttttctcttccatctTTAAGTGTATTTATACCCACGGTAATATACCGTTAAAGCTAAAcgacattcatttcattcattcatctgtcTCAATCTCTGACTTTCATTCAGACAATGCACAGCGAGTCGAGGTGGATGAGATGTTACGAACCATGTTGGAGTTTGAGCAGAATCGCTCAGGAAAAGACTCTGCTCAGATTGCACTGGTGGCCCACTGCCTGGCCATGCTGTGTTTCCTCGGAGGAGACTATCTCAAGGTGAGGTGACCACCAGGCATTAAAGATTCAGTCTGACATAGTGACACATTTCCCCATCATCCCCTCTAGAAGACCGTCAACAAGGGATTATCTCTAATTGGAAAAGCCGTAAAGATGAGGTTTGAATTAGCTCGAGTTCACGCGACCGTCTCGGCTCTCTGATCTCCAGATTCCAGTCTCTCTTTAATACCACTGGAGGCCGGATGAGCAGACCTCTACAGTATGTCAAGCCAGCTGAGGGGGACgagacagtgatgatgttgTGAATTTGTCTGTTCCACACTGTCTGTACAGGAAGTCACGCGCCAGTGTCGTGACTGCCGCAGACTTAACACCTTGTCAGGGTCTAAGTTCAGTGGGTCGGATGAGATCTTGTGGCTAAGCACGCGTCGCCTCGTCCTAGCAAACAGTAAACACATAACAAGAGCCAAACAGtcacacaaatacatttcacaataCTGGTCTCTGGATGAAAGACGACCTGACCAACAGCTGCATCAGAAAGTCTGCCTAATTTAACTAGCCTTAGAGCTGTTCTAGATGATTGAGGAGAATCTTTGATCTCCACTGTGAAATCGAGTTTTTGTTTGCCCATTTCCACATGGACATATGTGTGTAGGGTCAGTTCTGAAAGAAGCTCTGTGTCCTCTAAGTTAGAGGGATTCTTTCTGCTGGGTGGAGGCTGCCTGACATGGGCGTATGTGTGGGTCAGTGTGCTCCAGTCGAAAGATGATTTACTCACACTGTGCCACCCAACCACAAGTGTACTTGTTCAGACCAgctgtctcttttctcttaTATTTATTGAACTGCAAagtattggaaaaaaaatagacgTGGAGTTTTGATGACCACTTTTCTCTTATTGTGGTTGAAGTTGCACTAGTTCTTGTCCACGTCATCGATATATTGTGGGTTGCAAGTGCCAGGGCTGTATTTCTGCAAAGTACATAACTGTAAGTACGTACGATTGTTGTCATTAGGAAGTTACTTTGAGGGAATTGTggttaaattactttttttttttttttttgcctgtgatTCAATGTGTTGTTGCACGGATGGACCAAATATCCCACAGCTTACTGTATCAGCCTTGTAATCACCGCAGATAGCTGTGGGTAGATAACACACCGAACCGCCTGagtaacacacatacactgcacATTCCCAGCTGTTTACAAAACCGAAGAAACCAAAGGAATTCCATGGACGCCACTGCAAACTTCAATGAAATCCACATTGAGGTTGGCATGTTTCCATTACTGGGTTAGCATTCGTGGTTTTATCCCTATTTTCCCTCGATTCCAAATGATAAAGGACAATCATTGCAGCCTAGCAGATCAGGTGGTGGGAAGGTAAAGTGGGTTAAGCCAAGCTGACCGGGTTGCAGTCCAATTTTCCCTGATATTATTATATAAGTCAGCTTTACTCTCTCAGGAGAGTctaacagctgcagctgctgtgtttgtttccgTTTGCGTTTGTTTGCCAGGCACTGGGATTTTGCAGCGAGGCCCTGCAGGCCAGCCAGCTGATACCAAATCATGACCTGACGGAGCCCATCCAgggcctgctgcagctggtgcaGGGTCTGCAGACAGAACCACGTCCCGGTTTGGACTAGTCGGCGTACCTGTTCCATAAGGGCTGCTGATTTAACCCACAATGGTTTCTTCCAGTGTCAATGTAGAAACCACTGAGCTGGGcgcaattaaacattttttacaggTACAGTTTAGAGATGTTGTGAACTGATGTAATGCTGTACTCTGAGCACACGAAACAAATGTTTATatggaaatgtttaataaaaGCAGTAAAAGAAAGAGGGGACATGTTCATTGGTTTTGAATAATGActcatctttattttaatctaaaaaaaaagagagggatatatatttacatcattttgcacatttgtgaATTACATGATTTGGGGATTCAGTTTGGAACACTGTCATAATGATACAGAAAGGAATCGTGGTGAGGGCGTTTGCTAAAAACCCTTATTTATTTCTATGCaatgtttctgcttttctcatAGCCAGCAGTCCAGAACCTCTTCGTCAATCCAAGTATGCTGTAAACCTTTACGCAAACCTCaggcttgttttaaaacacatcgACATAAAATGAACCTGACAGTCGCAGTGAAATCCTACATATTATATACAATTCTGAAACAGTTATTCATTATATCAAAACAAAGAATCACTTTTAAAATCATCTCACTACTAGTGTTATTAGTACTGAATTATACTGTacaacaaagagtttgttttttggcattCAGATTCATTTTTATGTGTTGAGAGGCAGCAAAACATGGAAACACTTGGATTTCCGTATAttccctttttaaaatttttgagCCAAATATACATTAGCAGCAGTTTGGATTTAAATAGTAACCTTGTGCTCTGTTGTGTACACAGTGACTAGTCCAGAGGTCCCTACATGTTTGTTCCAGGCCTGCCGAGCACCACACGGACCAATACACTTTCCATCATTTCATGATTGACACACATTTCTTCCTTCCTTGCGTCACTAGCATGTTGCATCCATTTCTTTCAGTAGCTCCCATACCTTTTATCCTCTTTGATctataaaaagacaaagcaaaatGAAACCCACCTGAACTGGAACCTTGACTCAGATCAGTTCTCCCAAAGGAAACCAGACAATGAGAAGGCAttttcagagttgttagggcACAGTTAAATTAACCTTTGATGGCTAGATGTGCGCTGTCTGCATATGtagaaaatacagatttaaaTAATGGGCTGTAAGAGATAAATGAACATTTCAGTCTTTCCTATGGCTGGCTTTGTGATGTCTTTAAAAGATATGTGATCTTTGATTTAGACTGATGTACACAATGTCAAATGACACAGGCTTcaatacaaagacaaaaacgGGGACGACGACTAGAGATAGCTGGGACTGGGATGTGACTTGCTAATGATGAGGCCCTTGCATGTCAGGAGAGCCGACATCAGCggatttcacagtttgtttgtcagATACTTTCATTATATAGATACCGGACAACATCACAGTAGTGTAAATGTTGTTGTCCTCTCAGTGGAGCCACCGTGATCACTTGACAGCAGACTTTAAACAAAAGCTGCCTTTCCTGTTGTCTGGTGGGTTTAGGTTTGGCACCCTCGAGCAGGCCCCTCGGATTCCAGACAGTAAATTCGGCCCACAAGAAAGGGAAATAAAATCAAGCTTCACAGCGGTCTCACTTTATTAAGACAATATTAGTGCACACAAAccacttttttctctttaaaaatacCATAAATTAGGAAGAAAACAAGGACCAATATAAAACAAGCAAGGAAAAAAAGTGCATGTTAACCATGGTATACACCACATTGTCTTATACTGTAGTTTACAACCTTTTTTTCGTTGTTGTTTGTGTAACTTTTTGTCTGCCGCTatatatgtgttgtgtttttgacatgTCTTTCGCTCAGATGGATATGTCGTGCCttggtgggggaggggggaggggttCAGGGATGAGATCCAGGCTGCTTCCCTGAGTTGTTTTCAACAGAAACACGAACGTCACTATGTGGAACAACTTAGGGTTTACATTTGTGCTTTTTGATCGGAGCTGTAAATGATTCTTAATGAACCTGTATGTTGATATCTCAGAAGGTGTACTGGAGGTAAAGTGACAGGAACAAAAAACCATAAGCAAAAGCTCTTGGCTGCTGAAAtccctggatttttttttttttttaactttcttctCTAAGGAAATAAAAAGTAACATTCTATTCAAAGAGACTGCAAAAATatagttttaattatttatttgtacatcATGCCAACATATTTTGTGGGTTAGGATACCTGTTTTTtatacccccccaaaaaaggtgaaaacaataaaaaggtaaaatctACAAATCATATGACTGAGAAATCACATCTAACCAAATCTAGAAATGTTAGCACCAAATTTTAGTTTCAACCTTTCAATATTGCAGGTATGTACAAACATATTTGTCCACAATAGCTTATGAAGATTTTAACGTTGGCAGTAATTTCAGCCGTTCCAGTTTCAACAGCTTGATGCTAGTATGCACTGAAGCTAATTCACTAcctaaatatttacaaaaaagctaaaaaaaaaaataaaaaaaaagaaagaaaaaggaaagaaatagaaaataatacaCAAACTACTTTTTAGCTCTTAGACATAGAAGGGAAGGAACACCTGGTTTATCAGGCCCATTTGAAAACCACAAGGATCCTGGCTGATATGTATTGTATGTTTGAATATCTACTTCATCCTATGGCAGTGAGAAGTCACTGTTTTGAGGTATATTTTGTTCACACGCTGTCTCGTGTTTCATctgagcaagaaaaagaaaatgcatctgTTTTTTCATAAAGTGCTAGACAATTGATGAATTATAAAAAGCAGAAGAgcgatgctgctgctggtaagGCTAACCAAACAAGCTGTCAAGGAATGTAGAATTAAAAATAGTAATGGCACTCAATTCATGTTCCTACTCCAGGTTGTGACTCTTTAACAGAAATGCCATCTTTTCTACAACCATACACGTTAGGGCAGATTTGCGAGCCTGCTTCATTCACAGTGAACAGTGAGGTTTTCATATACGGACACCGTGTTCTCACCTGACAGGTGGTAATGGTATGTAGTCATGGTCACTGTCAATGTCGCGGCTAcagcttcattttaaaatcagtttaattATCAGAGTTAAAAAACATTGTGTATACAGTCTGTTTAGGTGGATTTACAACATATGACATGTTGTCTTTTAGTGAAAATTATCAATAGCAGTAAATTTAACATgaaattcctttatttttctccagttGATGCAAATCCTGTTCCGTCTCTGACTGGTGCACTTCATTGCTACATTGGAGCTGACACTACAATGTGTCGAGCATGAGGATGTTTTCCTATCACAAGGAGCTAAtcacttgcaaaaaaaacaaaaaacacaacacttcatTTCTCCTCCAATCCACCAACCCTGACTACAGTCTCAGCAGGAAACCCCTTCTTTATGACAACATATTGCAGATTCTCTTTcaataaagatattgtgttgTAAAGATAAAAATACGGCAGGTGTATGCCTCTCTGAGAATCTCACACCCACCCCAAAAAACACCTTCACCCTCACTATTttgcaaaaactgaaacaaggaGAGGTCAATTTGGCAGTTATCATATGTGTTACATCCCACTCTCTGCACATTGCTGTAGTGTAAGCTAAGTTTGGATCTCGTGGGGTAGAGGTGCAAAGCGAGGAGAGTCAGGGGAGCAGCCTCagatctttgttttcttttaggggagttttggtgtttctgtttctgcatgtgtgtaccGTTTCTCTGTTCTAGTTTTGCATTTAACATCCTGTGTTTGAATGATTTTTTGGATTGATATGTGTTTTAAAAGGAATGTCTGTTGCCATGCGTGCAGATGTGTATGTGCGTGTTATGAATTTGCGAGTGCATGAAGCTGCTTGAATCTCACTCAGTCAATAACTTGATCTCATTGGCAAGGAGGGTGTTGAAGTTGTAGGCCGGATCAGGGAGGTCAGGCAGATCAGGCAGGTTGGGGGCTGTGGACTGGCGCGGCGAGGACTGAGAGGGCTCGGCCAGCTCTGGGTCGCTCTCGCTGGAAGTAGAACCCATGCTCATGTTGCAGACGGCCTCGGGAAGTGAGCCACCACCGGTGGGCACGCTGCACACCTCAGGCTCACTGCTGGTCTCGCTGGTGCTCGACACGACGGACAGCAGGGACATCTTACGGGTGAGGCGGCTCGGCAGCATGGACAGAGCATAGTCGGCGACAATGCCCGCCACATCGATGCCACAGGCCTGGTCGAATGCAATGAAGCCTACGTTGGCATTAGCCTCGCAGACCACGAACGAGCCATCGTTGAGCTGCAGGAGGTCGATGCCGCACACATCCATGCCCAGGATGTTAGACACCTCTATGGCCAGCTGCTTGCCCTGCTCACTCAGTGGGCACATCATGCCCACACCACCTAACAATCAGAGAGACATTAAGTTGGTTAATACCCTTATCTGTTATTCCATCAAGTTTTCTATTAAGAATCAAGAGtaatcttcaaaaaaaaaaaatatctggacGAtcaaggaattaaaaaaaaaaaattaggctAATTTTGTTATGTGAAGTCATGAATCAAATAGCACAGCCAATCTATCTAGAGTCAGCGGAACTGTCAACATGATCTGTTACATAAACGCAGAATAATCTGATGACTGATGTCCTGAATATGTCACAGCACATTACAGCCCCACTAGACCAAAACTGTTCATGCTCTGACATTGAAGATCAGTCTCATCAGCTGGACTGCTGATGTCTCTGGGGCAGATTGTGGATGAGCTTGTTGATCTGGCACTCTTTCCCCAAAGTGGTTTACTCAGCAGATGGAGTATTGATCAAACATTTAGAAACGTGCTTTTAGAAATATTCTCCTCACATACAGGAATGATCAGAGAGATCCAGTGAAACAGTGATTTAAATGTGGCACACAGAGCAGTAGTTAATTTGTTTTCTAATGGtcttaattaaaaatgaacacctgtcttttacttgtactttgtTTGAAAAGAAGCTTCCTGAAACTAATCGTATCAACGACGACAACAGCTTTGGTTCTACAAGAACAGTGGGACCATTTAACCAcacaacttaaaataaaacattacaagaCTCAAGGCAACTCCAGATTTAGTATCATCCATATAATCAGTAAATTAAAATTGACCACACCTAAAAACAGACTGGTGCAAACTTTAGACGATCTGTTCCAGTGCTGCCATTGTTGGTAACAGACTGTGATGAGTGGAAGGGGCAGTGAGTTCGCTACTGTATtatgtgtgttacagtgtggaATTCAGTGTGTCATCTTTGACTCTCTTGGGTCTGCCTACCCAAGGAGCAGTTGCTCTGCATGCGACCATCAGTGGAGCAGCGTAGCATTGAGCCAATGACGCGGCCGCCCACCAGGACCACCCGCACATCGCGGCCATGCGATTCCTTGACGTACTCCTGGAACAGGTAGGGGGTATCGTGGCGGATCAGGTGGCACAGATCCGTCAGGTGGTGTTTGTCCCGTGCCAGGAACACAGCCTTGCCTGAACaagggaagaaaggaaaggtGAGCTAGTTATCAGGCTGTCtggatttcttcttttctttcttttttatagaaacatggaaataaaatgtgcagGGTCTGGTAATAGCAGCTGAGGTTGGATAACTTCCACAGTTTAGCTGACAAGAAGCTGCTTCTGCTGACCAAGTCTCATGTCAGTTCCCATTTCTCATATAACGGATGGGACACTCCTCTTAGCAGCCACAGAAATGCTTCTCACAGAGGATAGAAGACGCCTGTTTTAATTAGCACCTTTTGGCTCTGTCTCCAGGTTGTCACGCACTCTGACCCCTGTTCCCAGCACCAGGGAAAAtcatgtgctctgtgtgtgtatgtgcacattGTGTCTAAGTGACAATCTAAACAAGATGACAAGGCGAACACTTGGTAAAATCATAAGGATGTGAAGATGGACAGTCAAAAGTCAAgccaaaaacaagacaaacaaggaATTATGATCCTGTGACTCGGTGAGACATGTGACTACTGTGTGATGATGGTACTAAAATATTGTTTGCACACAAAGGCAAATGCTATAGTGAGAATTAGAATATTTCCCAAGAACTAGCCAAGGGCAGATTAAATTTGATCAAATTTGTTATCTTGTATAGACCTATTAACACCAACAATTCttaagattttttattttgaactcTATATTTGCTTACAGGCCTTCATGAATCATGAAACGGAAGGCAGGTTGGACTTGAGCCAATGTCAACGGTCaactgcagaggagaggaaagcaacCACTGAGTTGCCGAACTCCATAAACAGGGTGAAGTTAGAGGCTGACCAACAGCTGCTTTCCCTAACAATGCACTGAGATGGCAGCCCAGGCTAGCCAAGGTTCATTGTTATTCCTTCACACAATGGCAGACCCAGCCAAGTGTCGATAAATATGAATGGGAAAGGGCTAATGGGTCAGCAGGCACTGGAAGCACAACATTAAGGAAAAGGCTCAAACTTCCCACACAAGTCC
This window harbors:
- the zmynd12 gene encoding zinc finger MYND domain-containing protein 12; amino-acid sequence: MEAKPRIVGATSEVVPLALPKGTTKLCELCQREAHLQCTECRVTFYCHAEHQQADWVGIHERICPLLVPIRTQTLSSLQEAGRIEMKLKKAELIEICKLVAQSKLSAGKHQEALPAAQFCLRCSIDVHGPRSVHLVPAYLLLAEANTGLGNLTMVAELLSQAEWVVLKSPECGHAVHHRLHRSLGRLHTATGNLEAALLNFANDIYFASEAYGLDSTVTCGGYYLMADVFAKQGKVPVACSLYSEVARTWHYHLTKLLETHMQNVQNPAVSFEPSCDNAQRVEVDEMLRTMLEFEQNRSGKDSAQIALVAHCLAMLCFLGGDYLKALGFCSEALQASQLIPNHDLTEPIQGLLQLVQGLQTEPRPGLD
- the rimkla gene encoding beta-citrylglutamate synthase B is translated as MCSRVWFVTDRRISQEYPQLQILRALKERCADEDVEFRSLLMDQIVLTISEGQLGLRVEQELVTSYPQVVVVRVPTPWVQSDSDITVLRHLEKMGCRLINRPQAILNCVNKFWTFQELAGHGVPLPDTFSYGGHDNFRKMIDEAEPLGYPVVVKNARGHRGKAVFLARDKHHLTDLCHLIRHDTPYLFQEYVKESHGRDVRVVLVGGRVIGSMLRCSTDGRMQSNCSLGGVGMMCPLSEQGKQLAIEVSNILGMDVCGIDLLQLNDGSFVVCEANANVGFIAFDQACGIDVAGIVADYALSMLPSRLTRKMSLLSVVSSTSETSSEPEVCSVPTGGGSLPEAVCNMSMGSTSSESDPELAEPSQSSPRQSTAPNLPDLPDLPDPAYNFNTLLANEIKLLTESKRIKGMGATERNGCNMLVTQGRKKCVSIMK